The Brachyspira hyodysenteriae ATCC 27164 sequence AGAAGAGTTGTAAACATTTAATCCTGCAGAAGTCATATGTCTAGTCAATGGAAACATATCGGATGAATAAATAGAGTTAAGTGAAACACCCATTTAAAACCTCCAAAGACTTATTATACATATAATATCGGAATATTTATTATTAAAATGAACATAATTATAGAATTTGAATAAAATGTATAAAATTTATCGTATATTCGTAATTTCAATTTTAAGTGAAAATAGAATGCGTTATTATTGCATCAATATTATTTAATATATTTTTTATTAAATAATATTGACTTATTTTTTAATAATACATATACTAGGTATATTATAAAATAAAATATTATCTGGGAGTTTGTACTATGAAAAAAATATTAATAGTAGGAGGTGTTGCAGGCGGTGCTTCTGCTGCAGCAAGACTTAGAAGATTAAATGAGGAAGATAAAATAATAATGTTTGAAAAGGGGCCTCATGTGTCTTTTTCTAATTGTTCTCTTCCTTATCATATAGGCGGGCTTATTCCTAATGAAGAAACTTTACTTTTAATGAATCCTGAGAAATTTTTAAAGCAGTTTAATGTAGATGCAAGAGTTAATAGTGAAGTTGTTGCTATAGATAGAAAAAATAAAGAAGTTACAGTTGTATCTGAAGGCAGAGAGTATAAAGAAAGTTATGATAAGCTTATACTTTCAATGGGTGCTAAACCTATAGTACCTCCTATAAAGGGAATTGAAAAAGTTAATGTATTTACTGTAAGAAATGTTGTTGATATAAGCAAAATACATAACTTTCTTAAAGGAAAGTCAAATGCTAAGGTATCTGTTATAGGCGGCGGATTTATAGGTATTGAAATGGCTGAAAATTTGAAGAAGGTTGGATATGATGTAACTATAGTAGAAGCATTACCTCAAATAATGAAGCCTTTCGATTATGATATGGTTCAAATTTTGCATAGAGAAATTATGGACAATGGAGTTAATTTGATAGTTAATGACAAAGTTGATAGTTTCGATACAAATACAGTAATTTTAGGTTCAGGCAAAAAAATAGAAGCTGATGCTGTTATACTTGCTATAGGCGTTTCTCCTGAAACTGATATTGCTGCTAAAGCTGGAATAGAATTAGGAAAAACTAAAGGCATAAAAGTAGATTCAACATACAGAACTAATGATAAAGATATTTATGCAGTTGGAGATGCTATAGAGGTTTATAGTCCTTTATTCAATGATTATTACAGACTTCCTCTAGCAGGACCTGCTCAGAAACAGGCTAGGGCAGTTGCTGATCATATCAATGGAAGAACAGTTGATAATAGAGGATTCATAAGTTCATCAGTTATTAAGGTGTTTGGATATAACGGAGCTTCTACAGGACTTTCTGAAGGCTTCATTAAAGCTATGAATTTGAATATAGATTATGATACTGTTGAAATTATTCCTTTTGATGGCGTATCAATTATGCCTACAGCAAGATTAATGCATTTCAAACTCATATATGAAGTACCTACAGGAAAAGTATTGGGTGCTCAGGCTATAGGTAAAGGAAATGTTGATAAGAGAATAGATGTAATAGCAACTATTATAAAATTCGGAGGAACTATAGATGATCTTAAAGATTTAGAATTATGCTATGCTCCTTCATTCGGAACTGCTAAAGATGTTGTTAATTTTGCAGGTTATGTTGCTTCTAATTTAAGAAATGGAGATTATAAACAGGTTCATTATAGTCAAGTTAGAGAATTGGTTGAAAAAGATGCTTATTTCTTAGATGTAAGAATGCCTGAAGATTTTGCAGTAGGACATTTAGAAAAAGCTGTTAATATACCTCTTGGAGCTTTAAGAAGCAGATATAATGAGATACCTAAAGATAGAACAGTATATATAACTTGTAAAACTGGTCTTACTAGTTATACAGCATGCAAAATACTTCAAAATATCGGATTTAATAATGTTGTAAATGTTTCAGGCGGATTTATCGGTTTATCTCAGTATGAATATTTTAATGATAAAACTACTGGAAGAAAACCTATATTGACAGGATATTTCGGATAAATTTATATTTGTATACCTTTATAATAAAAAGAGCCGTTTTTTATGAAATGGCTCTTTTTATTGTTAATAATATATAGAATTCAAATTTTTTCTTAAAAAAAGATTTTATAATTTTATTTTTTTTATATTATATTATATAATATTATATAATATAATATAAAAAAAGAGATATACTTTTAACAAGGATGAAATATGTTAATAGAAAATGATTTAAAGATATTATCTCCTTCGGAGGCTGGTGAAATTATCAGTAATACAGACAATATAGTAATATTGGATGTTAGAACGGAGATGGAACATAATTATGAAGGTATGATTGAAGATTCTATTTCTATGGATTTCCTTAAACCAAGAGTCTTTAAAAGAGAAATATCTAAATTAGACAAAGAAACTCCGTATTTATTGTATTGTTCTATTGGTAAGTTAAGTATAAAAGCAGCAGAATATATGAAAGAAGAGGGATTTAAAAATCTATATATATTAGAAGGCGGATTAAAGGCTTGGAATAAACATTTTGGAGATAATAATAAAGTTTCTAAATTTGATAGAGAAGAGGCTGTAGAAAGAAGAAAAAGACTTATTATTAGATTAAATAGAATTGAAGGACAAATTAAAGGTATGAAAAAAATGCTTGCTAAAGGTGAATATTGCGGAGATATACTCAATCAATCTTTGGCTGTTAAAGCTGCTATGGGAAGTGTCAATCAAGAAATTATGGAAGTGTTTTTGAATACCTGTATGATTTCACCTAAAGAAAAAGAAGATTTCTTTAGATATATGAGAAAACTAATAAAATAATTATTTTTTAAGCAAGGGATAATCCCTTGCTTTTTATTTTTTTTAAATTTTATTTATTTTCCCCAAGCATCAGGATTTTTATTCCATTCTAAAGCTTTGGATAATTCTTCTTCTGTTATGTACTTTTCATCTTTAGCTATTTCCATAAGAGATGAGAAATTAGAAAGAGATGAGAATTTAATTCCAGCTTCTTCAAAGTTTTTATATGCTTTTTCAAATTCATAAGTAAATATTGATATAATTTCAAGTCCTATAGCTCCTTCAGCTTTAGCTGCTTCAAATGCCTTTATAGAACTTCCTCCTGTAGATATCAAATCTTCTATCAATATTAATTTCTTACCATCACACTCAGCACCTTCTATCTGTTTTCCTCTTCCATGTTCTTTTTTCTCTGCTCTTATATAGCATAAAGGTTTATTAAGTTCATAAGCTATGAAAGAAGCCCAAGGTATTCCTGCTGTTGCAGTACCAGCTATAACATCAAAATCTTTATCTTTTAAAATACTTACAAAAGCATCAACTATAACCTTTCTTGCTTCAGGGAATCCTATTACATATCTGTTATCGCAGTATATAGGGCTTTTTATTCCTGATACAAATGTGAAAGGCTCTTTAACATTAAGTTTAACCGCTTTAGTTTCTAATAAAGCACCTGCTATCAATCTTGATTTTGCCTTTTTATTATTCTCCATACCTTCAGCAATTTCTTCAACAATCATTTTGCAGGCTTTTACTCTGTCTTCATTTCTTGTAATAGGTCTTCCAACAACAAGATAATCACATCCATTTTCAATAGCTTCTTTAGGAGTCATTACTCTTTCCTGATCATCAGTGCTTGCCCATTTAGGTCTTACACCTGGACAAATTGTTCTGAAATTCTCTCCGCATTCTCTTTTTATAACAGCTGCTTCTTTAGGAGAGCATACAACACCATCAAGTCCGGATTCTTTTCCTAATTTAGCCCAATTAACTGCCAAATCTGTAAGAGGCAAATTAGAGCTGAACATATTTTTTACATCATTTTCAGAAAGGCTTGTTAATATTGTTACGCCTATTATTAAATTATCTTTATTAAGTTTTTTTATCTCTTGTACAGTTTTTTCCATCATCTTTTTACCGCCGCTTGTATGTACATTGAACATAAATACATTCTGTTTAGCAGCGAATAATGAAGCCATAGCTGTAGTATTAGGTATATCATGGAATTTTAAGTCTAAAAATACTTTTTTATTTTTACTAGCTAAATATTCTATTATTTCACCTTTAGTGTATAAAAAGAGTTCTAGTCCTACTTTATAAAATACAGCCTCATCTCCAAGCTCATCTATAAGTTTTGTAGCTTCTCCCATAGAATTAAAATCTAATGCTATGATTAATCTTTCTTTTGGGTTTTCAGTTAATTTTGTCATAATTTATCCTTTTATATTTTTTATAATCAAATTATTTATTATATTTTAAAACTTAAATATTTTGATAAAGTTATAAATGTGCTGCTCCTATTATATCTTTTATATTGCTGATATTATTTTCTTTAAGATAATTATCTATTCCATTTATAACCTCTATAGGAAGAATAGGGTTTGAAAATATTCCGGCACCTATAGAAACTAAAGATGCACCAGCAAGTATAAACTCTAAAGCATCATTATAATTAGTGATACCGCCCATACCAACAATAGGTATTTTTACTGCCTTATATACTTGATAAACCATTCTTACAGCTATAGGACGTATGCATGCACCTGATAATCCACCAAATATATTTCCAAGTAATGGTTTTCTAGTTTTAGTATCTATTTTCATAGATAAGAATGTATTTACAAGTGATACACTGTCAGCCCCAGCATCTTCAACTGCTTTTGCTATACTTGCTATATCTGTAACATTCGGAGATAATTTTACTATTAAAGTCTTTTTGCTAAGAACTTTTTTTACAGCCTTTGTAGTAGATTCGGCACTTTCACAGCTTGCTCCAAATGCCATTCCTCCATTTTTTACATTAGGACATGATATATTAAGCTCTATAAAATCAACTCTTTCTATTTCATTTGCTATTTCAGCTACTTTTACATATTCATCTATAGTAGCACCATTTATATTGAGTATTATAGGGGCAGAATATTTTATATTTTTTATTATATTATCTTTAAAATACTCTATTCCAGGATTTTCAAGTCCTATGCAGTTTATCATACCTGAAGGAGTTTCCGCTATACGAGTACCTTTATTGCCGTCTTTTTTATTTAATGTTATGCCTTTTAAGTTAACTGCTCCAAGTTCATTAACATCAAAATAATTGCTGTATTCTTCACCGAATCCGAAACAGCCTGAAGATGTTATAACATTATTTTTTAATTCTTTTCCTAAAAAATTTATATTTAATCTGCTCATAAATTTATCCATATATTGTAATAATTTAAAAGTTTAATAATTCAGCATTGAATACAGGGCCGTCATGACAAACTTTTTTAAGTATATATCCAGACTTTTCATCTTTTATTTCTATATTGCAGCCTAAGCATGCATTAACTCCGCAAGCCATTCTCTCTTCAAGTGAGGCATAGCAAAGTATATTATTTTCTTTAGCCGTTTTAATCAATGCTTTCATCATAACCGTAGGGCCGCAAGTGTATATAATATCAAAAGTTTTTTCTTTTAATAATTCTTTAGTTTTATCAACTGTATTGCATTTATCACCGACAGAACCGTCATCAGTTGTAATGTGTAAATCAATATTATTGGTATTGAATCTGTCCATTATTTTTATTGCACTTGAATCGGCGCCGCCCATTATCAATGTTATAGAGTTATTGGAATTGTTTAATTTTTCTATTAAAAGTTTAATAGGGGCTATTCCCATTCCTCCTGCTACTATTAATATTTTTTTATTATTGATATTTGTATCAAATCCGTTTCCTAATGGCCCTTGAATATTAATAGTATCATTTTCTTTTAATTTTGATAAATACTCTGTGCCTTCGCCTTTTACTTGATAATAAAATTCAAGTATATCATTATCGATATAATGCAGACTTATTGGACGTCTTAAAAAAGTATTACTTTTAAGCATGAAGAATTGTCCTGCTTTGGCATGTTTATAGCTTTCTTTTGATTTTACTCTAATCAGATATTTATCATTTGATATTTTTATATTATTTATTATTATGCAATCTTCTAAAAACATTTTATGAACCTTTCTTATTATAATAAATATTTTTATTTTTATATAAAAAAAGAATACTCCTTCTTATTTAAGAGAAGATAGTATTCTTTGAATTTTTTATTATAATTTTAATATAAATATATGCTTCATATAAAATTACTATATCATATATTTATAAAAATTCAAGATGTGAAAAAAATCATTAAATTATATGGCCATCTATTGAAATTATATATTCCTTAATTATTATGTTCTTATTAGCAATTTCAAGTGCTTTCTGAACTATCATTTCAACTCCTCCGCAGCAAGGAACTTCCATTCTTACTATGGATATAGATTTAATATTTTTGTTTGTAAATATGTTAACTAGTTTTTCTATATAACTGTCTATATCAGTATCTAATTTTGGGCAGAACATCAAAAGAGTTTTATTTTTCAAAAATCTAGAATGAAAATTCGGATAAGAAAAAGGCACACAGTCAGCAGCTATAAGTAAGTCGGCATTATCTAAATAATTAGCATTAGGATTCATTAATTTTAATTGTATAGGCCAATTTCTTAATTCTGAATTCATTTGTATATTGTTATTATTATTTTCTCCTCTGAATTGATTTCTCATATCTTTTTGCATGCTTCCTGGACATCCGCATTGTTTATTTTCTTCCATATTAGGAACCTCCATATTATGATCTTTTAAATATTTTACAGCTTCATTAAAGAGCTTATCTTCTCCATGATCTCTTAAATGTTCAAGATGTGCTTTTATAACATTTGCACCGCCTTTTACAATATTTTCCATTACTTTACTTTCATCATATTCTTCAGCTTCTCTTTCTTCTATCTCCATAGCATTTTCAGGACAAGCCTTTATACAAGCACCAAGCCCATCGCAGAATAAATCGCTTATAAGTCTTGCCTTTCCGTCTATTACCTGCAAAGCTCCTTCTGGGCAATCTGGTATGCATATTCCGCAGCCTGTGCATTTATCTTCATCAATTTTTATTATTCTTCTTTTCATTTATAAAATCCTTTATTATCTTCTAGTATCTTATGAAAAGAATGATAGAATATTTATATATAAAATTCTATTGCTAAAGCAACATTAATTGAAAATTGAAATATTGTTTTTAATATATTTTAAATATAATGGTTATTATTATGAAAGATTAGCGTATTGATATTATACCAAATATAGGTATAATATTAATAATATTTTATTTTAAATGGAAATGATATGTTTTTTGGAGATTTTAAATTTATTGTTTTATATATATTTCTTCCTGTACTGATAATTTTATTTATTATGTCTAGAAGAAAAGTGCATAAAGTTTTATCAATATTTACTAAAAACTTGAATTTTCAAAATGATAAAAATTATAAAAGAATATCAAATTTGAGAATATTTTCTATTATATTTATGATACTTGCATCTGCAAGCTTGGTATTTGCTTTGATGCAGCCTAAATGGGGAATAATAGAGCAGAAAATTAAAACAGATAATTATATGGTAACGATCGCATTAGACTTATCAAGATCAATGGATGCTGACGATGTATGGCCTTCAAGACTTGAAAGGGCAAAATTAGAAATAGAAAAATTTGTTAAAAAAACCGATAATTTATCTGTAGCATTGGTAGGTTTTGCAGGAACTAGTTTTATAGCTTCTCCTTTTACTCAGGATATGGAAACATTTACTTATATACTTGATAATTTGACAACTAAATCAGTTACTTTACAAGGTACTAGAATAGCAGATGCTTTAGTTACAGCTAAGAATACTTTTAATGTTGATGCTGTAAGTAAAAAATCTATTATATTAATAACTGACGGTGAAGATCATGGCGGTTATTTTGATGATATATTAAAGCAATTAAATGAAATGAATGTCAGTGTATATACTGTTGGAGTTGGAACTGAGGTAGGGGCTACTATAAGTACAGATTTAGGAGTTAGAGAAAAATCAGTTGTTTCAAAAAGAGATGATAATACATTAAAATTAATAGCTGATTCTACTCATGGAAAAAGCTATATTGCAGAAAATGTTTCACTTGAAAGTATATTTGATGATATGAAGCAGAGTATGGATAGTGTTTCAGCTGTTAGAAATAATAGAAGCTATAAAGAAAGATTTCAAATATTTTTGGCTATTTCTGCAGGTTTGATATTTTTGGCAAGTATATTTAATATTTTAACTCAAATAAAGGTGAGAGAAACAATTAAAGAAAAAATAATAAGAGAGAAAATACTTAATAGAAAGTCTGAAGTTAGGAATTATTAAGAGGTATTATGAAAATGAAAAAAATCAGTTTATTGATTATAATATTTTTATTGAGCTTTATTTCAAATATATATGCTTTTTCATTCAATGAGTTTACAGCAAAACTAGATGTTGACAGAGCAAACAGACTTATGAAGAAAGGCGATTATGACGGAGCTGTAAGTTTATATGAAAAGGCTTTAAGTAAAGTACCTAATTCCCCTGAAATATTTTATAATATGGGTACTACTATGTCATCTATAGGCGATATGAACAGTGCTGTACAATTATTTGATATGGCTAAAAAAAGCTTTACAGATAATACAAGTAAAGAAATGAAAAGCTCAGTACATTATAATGCAGGACTTAGTAGAATTGAAATGGAAGATTATCAGGGTGCTATAAATGAATTAGTTGAATCTCTTGTTAATACTCCAGATGACAGCAATTCAAAAATGGCATTAGAATATGCACAGAAAAAATTAGAAGAACAAAAACAGAATAATAATGCAGGTCCTAGTATGCAGCAGAATCAAGATCAAAATCAGCAAGGACAAAGCGATAATAATAACAGCGGTTCTGGAAATAATGATCAAAATAATCAAGATAATCAGAATAATGATAATCAGGATAATCAAAATAATCAAAACGATCAAAATCAAGATAATCAAAATAATCAGAACAATCAAAACGATCAGAATAATAATAATCAAGATAATCAAAATAATGATGGAAATAATGATAATCAGAATAACAATGGCGGAGACAATAATCAGGATAACCAAAATAATAATGGCGGAGATAATAATCAAAATGACAATCAAGACAGTAAATCAGATATAGATAGATTATTAGAGTCTTTAAGACAGTATAGAAAAGATAAAGATAATGGAGATCAATATTACGGCGGAGGCAGAATTGATAAGGATTGGTAATACAGCTTTAAAATATATATTGGCAGTATTTTTTATTGCTTGTTCATCTTTATTTTCTCAAACCAGCATCAATACAAAAATATCAGATACTAAAGTTGGTGTAGGTGAGGTGTTCACTGTTTCTGTAACTATAGATAATAGTTCAGGAAGAGTTTTAATAGATGATATTCCAGGTCTTACATTAAGAGGCACATCTCAGTCAATTAATATGATGTATTCTTCAGGAACTTTCAAATCTATAAAAACATATAATTTTACTTATGTTGCAAATAGCGAAGGTAAATATAAATTTGATCATATAACTGTTAAAATTAATAATAGAACATATGTATCAAATCCTGTAGAGATAGAAGTTGTAAGTGCTCCTACTAGAAATGATGATTCTTATACTCCAAGCGGAAACAGATTCAATGACTTTATGAATTATGCTGATGATATATATGTGGACAATAGTATTAACAAAAAAGAAGTATATATGTATGAGCCTATATATATAACACAAAAGGCTTATACTCATATTCCTGTTACAGTTCTTGGATTTTCTAAGATACCAGACAGAACGGATTTTATTTCATATTCGGATTCTTCAAAGTATAATACTTTCACTGAAATAATAGAAGGAAAAAGAGTAAGCAGTATACCATTAAAAAGAGAAGTTCTTTATCCGGTAAAAACGGGTACTAAGGATATATTAACTACTCCTTTTGTATTTGAAAAAGACGGTATGTTTTATGACAGAGTACAATATGGAGAAGAGACTTTCTCTATAAAAGTGCTTCCTCTTCCTGATAAAAAAGGTTTTGAAAATTTTTCAGGAGGAGTTGGAAATTTTATTTTTACTACAAGAGTAAATAAAACTAATGTTGCTGTGGGAGAAGAGCTTCTAATTACAATGGAAGTTTCCGGCGAAGGTAATACTTCTATAATAACAATGCCTAATATTAATGATAATATTACGAATTATTTTTCTGTTTATCAGCCTAAAATATATGAGACTAATTGGTTTGATGATAATAAAATGCTTGGAAGAAAAGTAAAAGAATATATTTTAGTAGCTAAAAATGAAGGTGCTTCTTCTATTGCTAGTATTAATTTCTGTTATTTTTCTCCTAATGATAAAACTTATACTAATATACATTCTAATCCTATAAGCTTAACAATATCAGGAAGTAAAATTAATAATAATTCTTTTGTTAATAATGACGGTGAAGAAATAAATACTATAGCTATAAGAAATACATATCTTAAAGAAGATAAAAATTTCAAAGTATTAAGTATTAATATAATTTATATTTATATATTAATATTGATAATTGCTTCTTTGATTATTTATAATGCTAAAAGATTTAGTAATATAAAATTTTCATTTGCTAAAAAAGATAATAAAGATAATAGTATGGATGATATTTTAAATTATTATAATTCTAATAACAGAAAAGAGTATTGTAAATCTGTAGAAAATCTTTTACTTACTGCTGTAAAAAATAAATTTAATATACAAGATGATAATGTTTTGTATGATAAATTAAGAGATTATATTGATTATGAAAAAGCTAATGAGATAAAAAATATAATTGATAAATGTAATTTTGAATTGTATTCAGGTAAATCATCAGGAAATGAAGATTATCATACAAAATCTATAGAATTAGTAAAATATATAAAAGAATTAAAAATTAAAAAGTAATTTTATATGATAGGTTATATATTTATATGAAAAAATTAATTATAGTATTACTTTTGTTTCAATCATATTATTTATGCAGTGCAGCTGATTTGGATAAATTAAATAATTTATTTGAATCTGCTAATAAACTTTATAATGACGGCAAATATTTAGAGGCTAATTATTTGTATAAAGATATTGCAGCATCTAATTTTGTTTCAAAAGATTTGTATTATAATTTAGCTTCATCTTATGCGGCTATTGGAAGCAATGGATATGCAGTTCTTTATTATGAAAAGGCTTTGAATATATCTCCTTTTGATAAGGAAACAAAAGTGATGATAAATTCATTAACAGGCAATAATGATTATGATTCACAGCTTATAATTATAATGTATGGATTTTTAATGCTGTTTTTAATCTCTTTTACTTTAATGATAATAATGTTTATAAAGAGTAAAAAAATAAATAAATTTTTATTAATGCTTTCGATAGTTCTTTTAATACCTACTGCAATATTAAATAATAATATAAATTCTGATTATGTAATAACAATAGATAATGCCAATCTATACAGCGGAAGCAGTACAAAGTCATCTATAGTTTCACAAATATCTGAAGGCGAGAAATTGAAAGTACTTGAAGAATATACTAATTGGTATTATGTTAAAGGTAATTTCAAAGGCTGGATAAGTAAAAGTTCTGCTGAAAAAATATAATATATTAAAAATATTTAAGTTTTTTTATTTTATTC is a genomic window containing:
- a CDS encoding dihydroorotate dehydrogenase; protein product: MSRLNINFLGKELKNNVITSSGCFGFGEEYSNYFDVNELGAVNLKGITLNKKDGNKGTRIAETPSGMINCIGLENPGIEYFKDNIIKNIKYSAPIILNINGATIDEYVKVAEIANEIERVDFIELNISCPNVKNGGMAFGASCESAESTTKAVKKVLSKKTLIVKLSPNVTDIASIAKAVEDAGADSVSLVNTFLSMKIDTKTRKPLLGNIFGGLSGACIRPIAVRMVYQVYKAVKIPIVGMGGITNYNDALEFILAGASLVSIGAGIFSNPILPIEVINGIDNYLKENNISNIKDIIGAAHL
- a CDS encoding ATP-binding protein; the protein is MKRRIIKIDEDKCTGCGICIPDCPEGALQVIDGKARLISDLFCDGLGACIKACPENAMEIEEREAEEYDESKVMENIVKGGANVIKAHLEHLRDHGEDKLFNEAVKYLKDHNMEVPNMEENKQCGCPGSMQKDMRNQFRGENNNNNIQMNSELRNWPIQLKLMNPNANYLDNADLLIAADCVPFSYPNFHSRFLKNKTLLMFCPKLDTDIDSYIEKLVNIFTNKNIKSISIVRMEVPCCGGVEMIVQKALEIANKNIIIKEYIISIDGHII
- the pyrF gene encoding orotidine-5'-phosphate decarboxylase, with the translated sequence MTKLTENPKERLIIALDFNSMGEATKLIDELGDEAVFYKVGLELFLYTKGEIIEYLASKNKKVFLDLKFHDIPNTTAMASLFAAKQNVFMFNVHTSGGKKMMEKTVQEIKKLNKDNLIIGVTILTSLSENDVKNMFSSNLPLTDLAVNWAKLGKESGLDGVVCSPKEAAVIKRECGENFRTICPGVRPKWASTDDQERVMTPKEAIENGCDYLVVGRPITRNEDRVKACKMIVEEIAEGMENNKKAKSRLIAGALLETKAVKLNVKEPFTFVSGIKSPIYCDNRYVIGFPEARKVIVDAFVSILKDKDFDVIAGTATAGIPWASFIAYELNKPLCYIRAEKKEHGRGKQIEGAECDGKKLILIEDLISTGGSSIKAFEAAKAEGAIGLEIISIFTYEFEKAYKNFEEAGIKFSSLSNFSSLMEIAKDEKYITEEELSKALEWNKNPDAWGK
- a CDS encoding tetratricopeptide repeat protein, which codes for MKMKKISLLIIIFLLSFISNIYAFSFNEFTAKLDVDRANRLMKKGDYDGAVSLYEKALSKVPNSPEIFYNMGTTMSSIGDMNSAVQLFDMAKKSFTDNTSKEMKSSVHYNAGLSRIEMEDYQGAINELVESLVNTPDDSNSKMALEYAQKKLEEQKQNNNAGPSMQQNQDQNQQGQSDNNNSGSGNNDQNNQDNQNNDNQDNQNNQNDQNQDNQNNQNNQNDQNNNNQDNQNNDGNNDNQNNNGGDNNQDNQNNNGGDNNQNDNQDSKSDIDRLLESLRQYRKDKDNGDQYYGGGRIDKDW
- a CDS encoding SH3 domain-containing protein, whose translation is MKKLIIVLLLFQSYYLCSAADLDKLNNLFESANKLYNDGKYLEANYLYKDIAASNFVSKDLYYNLASSYAAIGSNGYAVLYYEKALNISPFDKETKVMINSLTGNNDYDSQLIIIMYGFLMLFLISFTLMIIMFIKSKKINKFLLMLSIVLLIPTAILNNNINSDYVITIDNANLYSGSSTKSSIVSQISEGEKLKVLEEYTNWYYVKGNFKGWISKSSAEKI
- a CDS encoding metal-sensing transcriptional repressor, translated to MLIENDLKILSPSEAGEIISNTDNIVILDVRTEMEHNYEGMIEDSISMDFLKPRVFKREISKLDKETPYLLYCSIGKLSIKAAEYMKEEGFKNLYILEGGLKAWNKHFGDNNKVSKFDREEAVERRKRLIIRLNRIEGQIKGMKKMLAKGEYCGDILNQSLAVKAAMGSVNQEIMEVFLNTCMISPKEKEDFFRYMRKLIK
- a CDS encoding FAD-dependent oxidoreductase; the protein is MKKILIVGGVAGGASAAARLRRLNEEDKIIMFEKGPHVSFSNCSLPYHIGGLIPNEETLLLMNPEKFLKQFNVDARVNSEVVAIDRKNKEVTVVSEGREYKESYDKLILSMGAKPIVPPIKGIEKVNVFTVRNVVDISKIHNFLKGKSNAKVSVIGGGFIGIEMAENLKKVGYDVTIVEALPQIMKPFDYDMVQILHREIMDNGVNLIVNDKVDSFDTNTVILGSGKKIEADAVILAIGVSPETDIAAKAGIELGKTKGIKVDSTYRTNDKDIYAVGDAIEVYSPLFNDYYRLPLAGPAQKQARAVADHINGRTVDNRGFISSSVIKVFGYNGASTGLSEGFIKAMNLNIDYDTVEIIPFDGVSIMPTARLMHFKLIYEVPTGKVLGAQAIGKGNVDKRIDVIATIIKFGGTIDDLKDLELCYAPSFGTAKDVVNFAGYVASNLRNGDYKQVHYSQVRELVEKDAYFLDVRMPEDFAVGHLEKAVNIPLGALRSRYNEIPKDRTVYITCKTGLTSYTACKILQNIGFNNVVNVSGGFIGLSQYEYFNDKTTGRKPILTGYFG
- a CDS encoding BatD family protein, whose translation is MEINITAEAELIRIGNTALKYILAVFFIACSSLFSQTSINTKISDTKVGVGEVFTVSVTIDNSSGRVLIDDIPGLTLRGTSQSINMMYSSGTFKSIKTYNFTYVANSEGKYKFDHITVKINNRTYVSNPVEIEVVSAPTRNDDSYTPSGNRFNDFMNYADDIYVDNSINKKEVYMYEPIYITQKAYTHIPVTVLGFSKIPDRTDFISYSDSSKYNTFTEIIEGKRVSSIPLKREVLYPVKTGTKDILTTPFVFEKDGMFYDRVQYGEETFSIKVLPLPDKKGFENFSGGVGNFIFTTRVNKTNVAVGEELLITMEVSGEGNTSIITMPNINDNITNYFSVYQPKIYETNWFDDNKMLGRKVKEYILVAKNEGASSIASINFCYFSPNDKTYTNIHSNPISLTISGSKINNNSFVNNDGEEINTIAIRNTYLKEDKNFKVLSINIIYIYILILIIASLIIYNAKRFSNIKFSFAKKDNKDNSMDDILNYYNSNNRKEYCKSVENLLLTAVKNKFNIQDDNVLYDKLRDYIDYEKANEIKNIIDKCNFELYSGKSSGNEDYHTKSIELVKYIKELKIKK
- a CDS encoding dihydroorotate dehydrogenase electron transfer subunit, whose product is MFLEDCIIINNIKISNDKYLIRVKSKESYKHAKAGQFFMLKSNTFLRRPISLHYIDNDILEFYYQVKGEGTEYLSKLKENDTINIQGPLGNGFDTNINNKKILIVAGGMGIAPIKLLIEKLNNSNNSITLIMGGADSSAIKIMDRFNTNNIDLHITTDDGSVGDKCNTVDKTKELLKEKTFDIIYTCGPTVMMKALIKTAKENNILCYASLEERMACGVNACLGCNIEIKDEKSGYILKKVCHDGPVFNAELLNF
- a CDS encoding vWA domain-containing protein — protein: MFFGDFKFIVLYIFLPVLIILFIMSRRKVHKVLSIFTKNLNFQNDKNYKRISNLRIFSIIFMILASASLVFALMQPKWGIIEQKIKTDNYMVTIALDLSRSMDADDVWPSRLERAKLEIEKFVKKTDNLSVALVGFAGTSFIASPFTQDMETFTYILDNLTTKSVTLQGTRIADALVTAKNTFNVDAVSKKSIILITDGEDHGGYFDDILKQLNEMNVSVYTVGVGTEVGATISTDLGVREKSVVSKRDDNTLKLIADSTHGKSYIAENVSLESIFDDMKQSMDSVSAVRNNRSYKERFQIFLAISAGLIFLASIFNILTQIKVRETIKEKIIREKILNRKSEVRNY